The Nicotiana tomentosiformis chromosome 9, ASM39032v3, whole genome shotgun sequence genome contains the following window.
ttttttcgaaATACAAGAAAACAACCAAATCTAAACTGAAATTTTCGCACTCCCTTTTGTATCAGTGAAACTAAAAAAATAGAAGAAACTCAGCGATTTAAAATAACCTCTCTGAAATTTTGTCCTAAAATATTTACCCGAAAATTTGTCTctgatttttttctcttttcttttctttcttaagacctcagatatatatatatccctGCCCTCCTtccatcaaagaagagtttccaacctggcttttcatcatgatcagcctcgtcaacatacatcacttcttcatcaggaaaataagtcttcagtggCTCATATTCTTCATCCACCGGATTCTTGGCCAAGTGATCGGCCAaggcttgggctttcatcgcggtccgagtcacatagatgatgtcaaactctgtgagtaaaatctgccactttgctaatcttcctgtgggcataggcttctgaaagatatactttagaggatccattcgagaaatgaggtaagtagtgtaggatgacagataatgcttcaacttttgtgcCACCCAACTGATTTCCTAAAAtgctgcttcttcatcatattttGTTTCATCATCACACTCTACTTCTTGGATTGTTATTTCGgaattagattggcttttaagatttggctgaaaatttctcatgcatgtcatgtcattgaaaccagcataaaaagaactgtacagaaaaaaaaaacaaaaccaaaaatgaaacgctatcaggaataatggaaaacgaaaaattgtatttcattgaaaataaaaggatagaagggtttgttcatcaaaacaagcaaaaaataaaaaataaaaaatctggattacaaccctggaataacccaaataacagaaaggaaaacaaagcaaactaccaaaactccttacgggtggggagaggagtagctttccaattgctaagcttcacatttggcccaacAAGCTGCGCatcggcattactggaaccttccccgatttccaccatattaacctcatcaaacagactctggaacctcttgatcagctcttcatCAAAGTTGACCATAGGTTTTGGGACCACTGATATTGGGCATTTTGCGACCcctggcttgacaaaagacttgGAGATATGCGGAACATGCTTAGGAAGTGACCATGCctttcttttcaaatttttagCCTTTTTCATGTCCTTCCCTAtgagtgtgaatcccaaaccaaatgtaccgAAACTTTCACGTGGACACATCGGATGTGCAATACCCTGCAGAGACGAACCCAGGCCTTTGCCCAGCAcaaaaccattcttcaacatttcatttgctaccatgacggACGCGGAGGGTAGCTTTGGACCTGGAATGCATTCTCTTTCAGGAACCTTCTCGACAGATGTTGTTTTGAACGTTTGGTAAacccaaggccctttatcatcttcaacttcaataaatggaaAAATTATGTCATTGTAAGTAGATAAGTTCTCATCACCGAAAGATCGAAGCTAGTAGGGATCGAAGCCAAacaagacagacatcgagcaagattgaagatagcacaataacagttTGGCGAGATAtctgtgactggtcgaggatcacggcGTAAATTTCGGTGACTGGTctaggatcatggcgtaaatatcggaacggatcaaatcaaaaatggttaattagctaatcatgggatttccttctataattagagttataccataagtagaactcatctactatataaaggagagtATTAACCATTTGGTTAAGCACCTTTTGATAGACATAAAAAAGCAATACAATTCTCTTTATTGTTCTTACAATTGTTATTCAGCTTGCTATACTTTCATAGTTCTTGCACCAATCAGTTTGAGGATGTCCAAACTCGAGGGATGAGTTTCATTCTAGCACTAGTTTactttactttattgttaatttctatTGTTCATCTTCACATTTATCATTTGGTATTAgatgaaatcacgtgtccttagaaccatattttaagtttaattgttatccaattttaagggtaacaCTAGTCTTGAAATATGAATTATTCCGAGAGTCTATGACCATATAAGGAGATAAAGAACCATAATTCCGCCAATATGAGAATAATGCTATTGTTAACTTCTATCGAAGAAAGGATAAGATGGATCGTGAAAGAAACGTGTTTCCCATAAAGTTTAATTTTCTCAACTTTATTTATGTATTGCATATCATTACTTCCTTAATTATTTTTGGTGAAGTCCATACTAAGGTACACTTACAATGTAATGATCTCGTATCACATGTTGTATTTAGGAATAATATGTCTTTTATAGTATAAGTGTTTGCATGAAGATAAGTATGAAATTCAGTTATAAAAATACATGTTAAACATAAGCAGAAATGAATAAATAGCTGAACATATATTTAATTAAAACTTGAATAAGAGTTTTTGAAGTTatgttaaaaaataatatttgaaagtttaaattgtgtttggacatacattttatttgaaaaaaaatatttaagttttgtgaatgaaataaaaaatttcacccaaaaactaTCATAATTCAACTTTTgggaatttgaaaaaaaaaattcaacttgAAAAATAGTAGCCAAAATCAATGGCCAAACGGGAGGAGCATGAATAACTAATAGGATTATGTATAATCGCTGATACATAAGATTACCATGTTCAAGATCCCGGTATATATACTACGGACAAAGGTTATTTCTATACTCAACTTAATCAAAGATCTTAGGTTCGAACTCTAAAAATGATAAACCTTTTTATAAGAACCCGTTTTCTTATACAATCAAACCTTTCGATAACAACctcgtttgttccgatattttttggctgctatagtgaagtgctgttaaagaaaacatatattataacataatataaaaaatCGGTTCCATGAAAAACTTGATTTTTATAATGAAACGCTGTTATATACAGATGCTGTTATAGAGATGTGTGACTGTAGTGGAACCTTTACAACACGAATTAGATTTAATCGGATTTGGTTTCAGATATCAAGTGGCTAAAGAAAAATACAGTACAGTACCATGCAGTTGAAAGACTACAAGACAAGAGGTACATTTTGACCCAAAGTCTTGTTGCAAGTTGCAACAATAAGAATTACTAACAAAACATAGTGAATAGAATTATATTAGGCTATTCATAACTTTCCCTTTTTTCTCAAAACTAAACTCACACCAGCAAGAGTACATAATCTCGAGGCCTAACTTTAGTCATGACATTTAGGACATTTGCTGCAAATCTGATATTTACATGAGCAAATTTTACAAACTTTGCCTCCTGGTTTTGCACCTTTTCGTATCCAACCCGGTATTTTACGGATGATTCCTGCACCCGTCTTCTGATCAGTAATGTTGTTTGAATTCAATGCTGCATCAAATTAGGTTATGTAGTGTAATGTATTAGTTATAGGTTAACCAATAAAGGAGGAAATTAAGATGTGATAGTATTAGGTCTCAGCGTTGCAGACATAAATAAACTAGGATGAACGTGTTCCTCGTctaattttaaataaaatgatcACACAATTGGCAGGACATGGCACTACTTCAGCTTACCGGAGACATAAACCCTTAATAGAAAAgcgtggaggtcgagaattagggtagaaggttagtaggcaGTCGCGCATCTCTCTTGTCCTTACTAGTAATATCAGTGTTAGtcttgtattttcttattttcagTTTTTTCTCACTACCTACTGGTTCATTTGCTTCGATTATCTTATTATCTTGCTGGTATTATTGCTTATTTCTACTGCTTTTTTATCCttccttgagtcgagggtctatcgaaaatagtctCTCTACCTTCTCAAGAGAAGGGTAAGATTTTCATAAACATTATTCTTTCgagaccccacttgtggaattattctaagtttgttgttattgttattgatcACACAATTGGAAGAAATAAGGTTTCGAATGTTCAAGTCTTACAAAGATATTTTCACGTGGCCAAGAATAAAGAATCATGGACGCATGTAAGAATGCATGTTGCAGACATATAAATAATTAACTTGAAGTGTCCTTGATCTAGCAATAGAATTTAAACTATTATAAGACGTAATCACCAAATTCAATAAAGATAAAAAGAAGAAACTTCTGCGGTGTTGTGATATCCTAAGATTACTAACATTTAATAACTTTTTAATTCCGAAATTCCGATTTTTTTCATTAATAAGACTTCTGTATAAGATATTATGACATATTTAAGATCATAAAATTCAAAGAAATATGTTACATGAATATTTAAACATTTATAGCATTCGTTTGCAGActcaaaatgtcaaaaatgaaAATAACTACTGGAGTAGTAATAGATTGAAGAAGTAAATAAACCTTGGGTAATTGGAGCAGCCGCTTTAGATATCTGCCTTGCATCAGCTTGTGAGGATATTACAATTAGCAAAATAGCCaaagaaaggcaaagaaaaaggtTAGTTTTGGAAAACATTTTGATGAGCTATTTGGAGTTTCAATTTTTTACTGTAAAAAGGAAAACAATGTTTCTCCCCTATTTATAGAACTTAATAATGTCTCGTGCAACTGTCAGAACAACTTGTTCTAAATAAGGGAGAAAAATGATGTGCCCGCCAAGGTTGATTGAGTTACTGTGAAGTCACGCCCGCCAAGGTTGATTGAGTTAGTTGGGTGAGTGGTTTTCCACATGGGAGATCTGAGATCGATTTCCCTCACTAGCAGTCTCCTCAGTCAGAGCTTGTCGCACCGGACGTGCCTAATGCGGTTTATATCTCCTGTGTGATGTACGAGCAATTGCATAGTGAGCTAGTTATTCAGTGCGCACCCCAAGAATAGCGGCTGCGGGTTTCCTAGGAATTTTCCAGAAAAAACAAAAACAAGGTCGTCACATGGCCACTTGACAAATAGATCAACTTGGGGCGAATTGTTTTAACGGGAAACAATGGGCCAAATGTAGATAATTGGTGGACGAGTGACTCCAACTCTTGCCCAAGACCATATAACAACCCATCCCTCAACAAATATGGGACACCTTAACACAGATACAGAACTAGGATTTGATGTTTATAGATTTTCAATTTATTACGAACTCATAGTTTATCTTAGTTATTAGGTTCGTAATTAAATACTTATACATATTTTATGTATTTACTAATACAAATACAAGGTTTAAGCTGAGTTCGTTTGAACCCGCGACTAATGCTCTTCCTTTGCCCCTGCTTAACACCCCGCACGCTCGAATGAAGAAATGAATTTTAAACATAATTCAGCTCTAAAAAATAGCTAGTCTTGAAATATGAATTATCTCGAGAGTCTGTGACCATAAAAGGAGACAAACAACCATAATAATTCCCCCAATATGAGAATAATGCTATTGCTAACTTCTATCAATGAAAGGATAAGATGTATCGTGAAAGAAACGTGTTTCCCATAATGTGTCTTGAGTCAAGTTTAATTTTTtctactttatttatttattgcatATCATTACTTCCTTAATTATTTTTGGTGAAGTCCATACTAAGGTACACTTACGATGTAATGATCTCGTATCACATGTTGTATTTAGGAATAATATAGTATCTTTTATAGTATAAGTGTTTGCATGAAGATAAGTATGAAATTTACTTATGAAAATGGATGATAAAATATAAGCAGAAATGAATACATAGTTGAACATATATTTattaaaacttgaaaaaagagtttttgaagttatgttgaaaaataatatttgaaagttgaaattgtggTTGGACATGCatgttatttgaaaaaaaaatattaaaattttatgagtgaaagaaaaaatttcacccaaaaactgTCGTAAATCAACTTTTGGgaagttgaaaaaaaaaatttaacatGAAAAATAGTAGCCAAAATGTATAGCCAAACGGGAGCATAAATAACTAATAGACTTGCTAACTAAATTTGATACCAACTTTTGACATTTCAACTAATAGGCTTGCTCTTATTGGACACTTTAATATTACTTAATTTGCGCTTATTAAACACAATACGCTGGCAAAACATGATCGTCAACTTGGTACCACAATGTTAATAGACTACAAGACAAGACATGTCGACCTCCGGGGAGTTTAAGCTCGCCCCACTACCTCTCTCCCAACGACAAGTTATGAATTCGGGTACGATTCCGCATCTAATTTTACGTTCTTGATGATTTGACATGATAGGTCTTGGATAAAAGATGATAAATTTCATCAAAGTATTTTTGGTCCTAACAGTGATAGTATTAATTCTGAGCGCTGCAGACATAAATAAATTAGGATGAACGTGTTCCTCATCtaataacttaagttttaaataaaatgatcACACAATTGGCAGAGTATAGGGCTGCTTTAGTTTAACGAGGATATGACCCTTGATAAGAGTGTGTGAATGTCGAGAATTAgcgtagaaggttagtaggtagtcgtgCATCTCCCTTGTCCTTACTAGTAATATCAATGTTAGtctagtattttcttattttcagCTTTTTTCTTACTACCCACTGGTTCTTTCGCTTCGATTACCTTATTACCTTGCTGGTATTACTGCTTATTTCTACTGCTTTTTCATCCTTCCTTGAttcgagggtctatcagaaacagtctctctaccttctCAATATAAGGGTAAGATCTACATAAATATTATTCTTCCCAGTCCCCAGTGGCGTAGctaaaattttaattaaggggtgtcaaaatatataaaagtaaacatatcaGGAAATTAAGGTaagtcaatacatagtatatatacatataaaaaaaattagcTACTTACACAGTGTATTTTTCAGCGAAGGAGTGTCAAAcaaggtggctccgccactgccaGACCCCACTTTTGGACACTGagtttgttattattgttattgatcaCACAATTGGCAGAAACAAGGTTTCGAATGTTCAGGTCTTACCGCCATCCAAAAGAAAAGATATTTTCACGTGTTTGGCCGAGAAGAAAGAATCATGGCCGCATGTAAAAATGCATGTTGCAGACATATACATAATTAAAATGAAGTGTCCTTGTTCTAGCAATAGAATTTAAACTATTATAAGAGGTAATCACTAAATTCAATAAAGATACAAAGAAAGAAACTTATGTGGTGTTGCGATATCCTAAGATTACTAAATATTTTAGATGTAGAATGTCTCAGAAAGTTTCAAAATGTCCATTAAACATTCAGCAAAATGTTAAATAATACTTATGTAAATATTTACTCCCTTCGTTTCAATCATGTGTTTTACTTTCCTTTTAAATCCGCTTCACCAAAGAATGCCACCaacatttaataattttttaattccaaAATTCTGATTTTTTCATTAATGAGACTTCTGTATAAGATATTATGAGATATTTAAGATCACAAAATTCAAAGAAAAATGTTACATGAATATTTAAACATTTATAACATCCGTTTGCAGactcaaaatgttaaaaatgaaaATAACTACTGGAGTAGTAATAGATTGAAGAAGTAAATAAACCTTGGGTAATTGGAGCGGCCGCCTTAGACATCTCCCTTGCATCAGCTTGTGAGGATATTACAATTAGCAAAATAGCCaaagaaaggcaaagaaaaaggtTAGTTTTGGAAAACATTTTGATGATCTATTTGGAGTTTCAATATTTTGCTGTAAAAAGGAAAACAATGTTTCTCCCCTATTTATAGAACTTAATAGTTTCTCGTGCAACTGTCAGAACAACTTGTTCTAAACAAGGgagaaaaatgacaaaaagaaagCCTTCAAAAAGACTTACTGTGTAGTCACACCGCAAGGTTGATTGAGTTAGTTGGGCGAGTGGTTTCCCACGTGGGAAACCTGAGATCGATTCTCCCTACTAGTAGTCTCTCCAGTCAGAGCTTGTCGCACCGGGTATGCCTAATGCGGTTTATATCTCTTGTGTGATTTGTGAGTTATTGCACAGTGAGCTAGTTATCCAGTACGCACCCGAAGAATAGCGGCGGCGGATTtcctaaaaactttccgaaaaaacaAAAACAAGGTCATATAGCCAACCTCATGACAAATAGTGTCAACTTGGATTATTAATTAGAACAGTAACTAGTACAACTTGGGGCGAATTGTTTTAATGGGAAACAAGGGGCCAAATGTAGATAATTGGCGGCCGAGTGACTCCAACTCTTGCCCAAGACCATATAACAACCCATCCCTCAACAAATGGGGAACACCTTAACAGAGAGACAGAGCTAGgatttgaattttataaattcTCAATTTATCACGAACTCATAGTTTATCTTAGTTAGAATTAAGCTGAGTTCGTTCGAACCCGCGACTAATGCTCTTCCTCAACCCCTGCTTAAAACCCCCGCACGCTCGAACGAAGAAATGAATTTCAAACTTAATGCAATTCTAAAAAATAGCTAGTTggatacggttaaaatcgggcccaccCGATTTTTCTATTTGACCAAGGCCGGGAGTTTGCACCTaaggatggcctcgtaacggaatGGGCCATATCACGAGGATagggtaccgagttcagaactgAGGTACCTATCAAGATCGaagctagtagcgatcgaagcaaaacaagacagacatcgagcaagatcgaagatagcacaataacaatCTGGCGAGATAtctgtgactggtcgaggatcacggcgtaaatctcgttgactggtcgaggatcatggcgtaaatctcggaacggatcaaatcagaaatagTTAATTAgataatcatgggatttccttctataattagagttataccataagtagaactcctctactatataaagaggagtattaaccatttgtaaagCACGTTTTGACAGACATAAAAAGCAATACAATTCTCTTTATTGTTCTCACCATTGTTATTCAGCTTGCTATACTTTCATAGTTCTTGCACCAATCAGTTCGAGGGTGTCCAAACGCGAGGGCTGAGTTTCATTCTAGCACTAGTTTactttactttattgttaatttctatTGCTCATCTtcacatttatcaattggtattaagtgaaatcacgtgtccttagaaccatattataagtttaattattatccaattttaaggctAAACAGTTTGGCATCCACCGTGGAGCTAAgtataatagtgattgcttaatataaatttcaataacacacactgctttacacttgttctcgcaagaatctttgttttcaggacAAACAtatcaaactcacaagcagcacctacacatggtgacaacaacCTTGGATTTCAAGGGGAAAACGACAACATAGCCGccccaggaatcgaggtgcctcGGGCCGACCTCGAGGGAGTACTAATTGCAAATCccatcgatgtcagttcacatggtggagttagcctccaatttgTATTCGAAATGTTGTAGGCTCAACAGGCCGCTATAGcacaaatacaaaatcaacaccgaacaccgagtaggattTAACCAGACGTCATTCAAAAGACCGAGCCTGTGCCAGGAAGGTCGAATGCCAACGTATCGAGGACTGACCCTgccattatgaaaatgttcgaggagcgCACTAAAcagattgaatcgggagaaaataaaatcaaggcAAATGACAAAGAAGTAGAGACATATAACTCCCAGGTTGACCAAATACCAGGGGCGCCGCCTATTTTAaaaggtatggattcaaagaaatttgtacagaagcctttccctccgagtgcggcaccgaaacccattccgaatgccagaaattcctaagtacaacgggacCAATGACCCTAAGGAGTATGTCACTtattatacatgcgcaataaagggaaatgacttagaagacgatgagattgaatctgttctactgaagaaatttggagaaaccttatcgaaaggagcaatgatatggtatcacaatttgccgcctaattccatcgattccttctccatgcttgcagactccttcgtaaatgcacatgccggagcaataaaggttgtgACTAGAAAATCGAACCTCTTCAAGATGAAACAAAAAGGCaatgaaatgttgagggaatttgTATCTCTGTTTCAGATGGAatgcatggaactaccaccggtcacagacgattgggctttttaggcctttactcaaggtttgaacgaacgaagtttggtggcatcacgacagctaaagaAGAATTTAATTGCATATCCtgcggtaacctgggccgatgtacataatcggtgccagtcgaagatcagggtggaggatgatcaattggggaccccttccgaatccgcttatccaaacaggcccgtcGGCAGATTTCAATGGGATATCGATAGAGAACCCCGATCGAGCAGAGATCGGAATCTACCATACAAAGCAGATCGTAGAAACAATGGCTCAAGAtgcaatcccatccgaaatgatcgaaggaTCGATCgaagacagagctctcgagggctcatgagaaaaagtggcttcgataaatatgccaatcccacagaagcaccacgactgtcagaatacaacttcagcgtcgacgcatcaggtattgtgtcagccattaggagaatcaaagatactagatggcccagacccctacaaaccgatccatcacaaaggaaccccaatcaaacatgcaaatatcatggtacacatggtcataaaacCGAAGACTGTAGACAACTAAGGGAAGAGGTGGCCCGtttattcaacgagggtcaccttcgagaattcttgagcgaccgagctaaaaaccatttcagagacagAGACACAAACAAGAAGaccgagcaggaagaaccacaacacgtgattcacatgatcgttggtggggtcgatattccacaagggcacgtgttcaaacacactaaagtatcaatcaccagagAAAAATGAACTCGGGACTATGTGttagaaggcactttatcattcaatgatgaggaagcagaatGGATTTCACAACCCCATAATGACACTTTGGTAatatctatccttatgaataaaattcaggttaaacgtgttttaattgattcaggaagttcggccaatattattcgatcgaaggtcatggagcagctcggcctacaagatcagatcgtacccg
Protein-coding sequences here:
- the LOC104104830 gene encoding uncharacterized protein yields the protein MFSKTNLFLCLSLAILLIVISSQADAREMSKAAAPITQALNSNNITDQKTGAGIIRKIPGWIRKGAKPGGKVCKICSCKYQICSKCPKCHD